The following are encoded in a window of Falco biarmicus isolate bFalBia1 chromosome 8, bFalBia1.pri, whole genome shotgun sequence genomic DNA:
- the LOC130154433 gene encoding serine protease inhibitor Kazal-type 6-like, with product MKATGALVLLSFLLLSFFSDVAGQEIEEICREFVNRSVYCTRESNPHCGTDGITYGNKCAFCKAVLRSGGKIRLKHLGKC from the exons ATGAAGGCAACAGGTGCCTTAGTGCTGCTCAGCTTCCTGCTGCTCTCTTTCTTCTCAG atgTAGCAGGTCAAGAGATTGAAGAG ATTTGTAGGGAGTTTGTAAACAGAAGCGTGTACTGCACGAGGGAGTCCAACCCTCACTGCGGCACGGATGGCATCACATATGGAAACAAGTGTGCCTTCTGCAAGGCAGTGCT GAGAAGTGGAGGGAAAATAAGATTGAAGCACCTGGGGAAATGCTGA
- the LOC130154487 gene encoding double-headed protease inhibitor, submandibular gland-like isoform X2, with protein MKKTRSIALLGLVLLSCLSDIVIARQRASCGMYRLAVNGQLACPRNYDPVCGTDGVTYPNQCSLCREILVRQGLDKKHDGKCVKLDCTGYLKSRSGYPVPCTLEYRPICATNGVTYTNKCAFCHAVANGLDIDMQSDGECVQIECSEQKGVNPICTEEYDPFCGSDGNTYGNKCYFCNAVLQRRGHLFLRHRGEC; from the exons atgaagaaaacaagaagcatTGCCCTTCTGGGGCTTGTGCTCCTCAGCTGCCTTTCTG ataTTGTTATTGCTCGACAACGG GCCTCCTGCGGCATGTACCGGCTGGCTGTGAACGGGCAGCTTGCCTGTCCCCGCAACTACGACCCCGTCTGCGGGACCGACGGTGTGACCTACCCCAACCAGTGCTCCCTCTGCAGAGAAATCTT GGTTAGACAAGGCCTCGACAAGAAGCACGATGGAAAATGCGTTAAG CTCGACTGTACTGGCTACCTGAAATCAAGGAGTGGTTATCCAGTCCCCTGCACCCTGGAGTACAGACCCATCTGCGCCACCAACGGTGTCACCTACACAAACAAGTGTGCCTTCTGCCACGCTGTGGC GAATGGACTGGACATTGACATGCAGAGTGATGGAGAATGCGTCCAG ATTGAGTGCAGCGAACAGAAGGGCGTCAACCCCATTTGCACTGAAGAGTATGACCCCTTCTGTGGCTCCGATGGCAACACTTATGGAAACAAGTGCTACTTCTGCAACGCAGTTTT gcagCGACGGGGACATCTGTTCCTCAGACACCGTGGTGAATGCTGA
- the LOC130154487 gene encoding double-headed protease inhibitor, submandibular gland-like isoform X1: MKKTRSIALLGLVLLSCLSDIVIARQRASCGMYRLAVNGQLACPRNYDPVCGTDGVTYPNQCSLCREILVRQGLDKKHDGKCVKLDCTGYLKSRSGYPVPCTLEYRPICATNGVTYTNKCAFCHAVANGLDIDMQSDGECVQQIECSEQKGVNPICTEEYDPFCGSDGNTYGNKCYFCNAVLQRRGHLFLRHRGEC, from the exons atgaagaaaacaagaagcatTGCCCTTCTGGGGCTTGTGCTCCTCAGCTGCCTTTCTG ataTTGTTATTGCTCGACAACGG GCCTCCTGCGGCATGTACCGGCTGGCTGTGAACGGGCAGCTTGCCTGTCCCCGCAACTACGACCCCGTCTGCGGGACCGACGGTGTGACCTACCCCAACCAGTGCTCCCTCTGCAGAGAAATCTT GGTTAGACAAGGCCTCGACAAGAAGCACGATGGAAAATGCGTTAAG CTCGACTGTACTGGCTACCTGAAATCAAGGAGTGGTTATCCAGTCCCCTGCACCCTGGAGTACAGACCCATCTGCGCCACCAACGGTGTCACCTACACAAACAAGTGTGCCTTCTGCCACGCTGTGGC GAATGGACTGGACATTGACATGCAGAGTGATGGAGAATGCGTCCAG CAGATTGAGTGCAGCGAACAGAAGGGCGTCAACCCCATTTGCACTGAAGAGTATGACCCCTTCTGTGGCTCCGATGGCAACACTTATGGAAACAAGTGCTACTTCTGCAACGCAGTTTT gcagCGACGGGGACATCTGTTCCTCAGACACCGTGGTGAATGCTGA